One window from the genome of Sphaerotilus microaerophilus encodes:
- a CDS encoding methyl-accepting chemotaxis protein, which produces MSPMNLLRSFTIRLRMLGAIAMVLCLLALVGGTALWGLNEVTAGASRHMESTHGSTVILAGLRTALGNVRRYEKDLLINYDSAEQQRAYRPKWQAAVAQVLDSAHRLEGAEAAGRGDPARKISSLMTQYADKAKPVFQAVEIGGFNDAPAANQAMASAKDLVRDVDAQVEILASALDAETLAAVRVQERTVQMAWWSLAAALAVAFILVAPLTLMNSRSIVEPVRRAEATALAIARGDLTRQIVVTGRDECSHLLAALAEMQGALAGMVGNIRQTTEAIGTASSEIASGNQDLSSRTEQTAGSLQQTASSMEQLTTTVRQTADSARAANQLASAAAEAAQRGGQVMAQVVDNMEQISGSSRKIGEIIGVIDSIAFQTNILALNAAVEAARAGEQGRGFAVVAGEVRSLAQRSADAAREIKGLIAASVETVDSGGRLVHAAGTTIGALVADVQRVNHIIGEITSAASEQSVELGHVNGAVTQLDQMTQQNAALVEQSAAAAESLREQSRRLTEVVAAFHVAGGHAEPARAQPAPAQAARAAAAPAPKPPRAQPAVPTQAAATQVATAGDDWTTF; this is translated from the coding sequence ATGAGCCCGATGAACCTGCTGCGGTCGTTCACGATCCGCTTGCGCATGCTGGGCGCCATCGCGATGGTGCTCTGTCTTCTCGCCCTGGTCGGCGGAACGGCTCTGTGGGGACTGAATGAGGTCACGGCCGGCGCGTCCCGTCACATGGAGTCGACCCACGGCAGCACGGTGATCTTGGCGGGCCTGCGTACCGCCTTGGGAAATGTGCGCCGGTATGAGAAGGATTTGCTGATCAACTACGACAGTGCCGAGCAGCAACGAGCCTATCGCCCGAAGTGGCAGGCTGCGGTCGCGCAGGTCCTGGACAGTGCGCATCGATTGGAAGGTGCCGAGGCGGCCGGCAGGGGTGATCCGGCGCGCAAGATCAGCAGCTTGATGACCCAGTATGCCGACAAGGCGAAGCCGGTTTTTCAGGCGGTCGAGATCGGTGGCTTCAACGACGCGCCGGCGGCAAACCAGGCGATGGCTTCTGCCAAGGATCTGGTCCGTGACGTGGACGCGCAGGTCGAGATCCTGGCGTCGGCTCTCGATGCGGAGACGCTTGCGGCGGTCCGCGTGCAGGAGCGGACGGTGCAAATGGCCTGGTGGTCGCTCGCCGCGGCACTCGCGGTGGCGTTCATCCTGGTGGCCCCACTCACGCTGATGAACTCGCGCAGCATCGTCGAGCCGGTCAGGCGGGCCGAGGCCACCGCGCTGGCGATTGCGCGGGGCGATCTGACCCGCCAGATCGTCGTCACCGGCCGCGACGAGTGCTCTCACCTGCTGGCGGCGCTGGCAGAGATGCAGGGGGCGCTGGCGGGCATGGTCGGCAACATCCGCCAGACCACCGAGGCCATCGGCACCGCCAGCAGCGAGATCGCCAGTGGCAACCAGGACCTGTCCAGCCGTACCGAGCAGACGGCCGGCTCGCTGCAGCAAACCGCCAGCTCCATGGAGCAGCTCACCACCACCGTGCGGCAGACGGCGGATTCCGCCCGCGCGGCCAACCAGCTCGCCAGCGCCGCGGCCGAGGCCGCCCAGCGGGGCGGGCAGGTGATGGCCCAGGTGGTTGACAACATGGAGCAGATCAGCGGCTCCAGCCGCAAGATCGGCGAGATCATCGGCGTGATCGACAGCATCGCCTTCCAGACCAACATCCTGGCGCTCAACGCGGCGGTGGAAGCCGCGCGTGCTGGCGAGCAGGGCCGTGGCTTTGCGGTGGTGGCTGGCGAGGTGCGCAGCCTGGCGCAGCGCAGCGCCGATGCGGCGCGCGAGATCAAGGGCCTGATCGCTGCCAGCGTCGAGACCGTGGACAGTGGCGGGCGGCTGGTCCACGCTGCCGGGACCACCATCGGTGCCTTGGTTGCCGATGTGCAGCGGGTCAATCACATCATCGGCGAGATCACCTCGGCGGCGAGCGAGCAGAGCGTCGAGCTGGGCCACGTCAACGGCGCGGTCACCCAGCTCGACCAGATGACGCAGCAGAACGCGGCGCTGGTCGAGCAGAGTGCCGCCGCGGCAGAGAGCCTGCGCGAGCAGTCCCGGCGCCTGACCGAGGTCGTGGCGGCCTTCCACGTGGCCGGTGGTCACGCGGAGCCAGCCCGTGCGCAGCCGGCCCCTGCACAGGCAGCGCGTGCGGCGGCGGCCCCCGCGCCGAAGCCTCCCCGCGCCCAGCCTGCCGTGCCAACCCAGGCCGCCGCAACCCAGGTCGCGACGGCAGGCGACGACTGGACCACCTTCTGA
- a CDS encoding chemotaxis protein CheW has product MADMMSDSSASSGAGIDLSQFYQVFFEEAGENLQRMEQLLLELNVAAADDEELNAIFRCAHSIKGGAATFGFADVAELTHEMETLLDKLRRHELQPHVRMVDVLLGAGDALRAQLERHQGSGRELVDTTELLIHIRSLASGEVPAAADVSTVAAAPSAASQTAVVPAQAVPGRRELELRVGPLKDVSLADNLQELFKEIPDLGSIEPLDMGRPIDGMRRFKVVTTSSDAELIDLFTFHVAREQVQLQPLGPGYGFYPGNPGVPPEEVGQAAGVPTPAVPAKAAADPGYGFFDDAPGAPATAMTSDGVAAALPPAPAAAPVPAVAPAAPVAAPAPRAEAARSAPAVRNDKASTGGLDSTTIRVAVEKVDQLINLVGELVITQAMLAQNSRDLDPVVYQQLVAGLNDLDRNTRDLQEAVMSIRMIPMSTVFNRFPRMLRDLASKLGKKVELVTQGEATELDKGLIEKITDPLTHLVRNSCDHGVEMPDERLAKGKPDVGTITLSASHQGGSIVIEVRDDGKGLSREKLLNKARERGLDAPDSMSDQDVWGLIFAPGFSTAEVVTDVSGRGVGMDVVKKNITSLGGSVEIDSAEGYGMSVKVRLPLTLAIMDGMSVGVGDEVYILPLASVVESFQVTDKTIKTIGGTGRVVQVREEYMPVIELERVFDVPRFDFERVSSIMVVVEAEGGRVALLVDELLGQQQVVVKNLEANYRKVTDVSGATIMGDGRVALILDTGSLVRRSRH; this is encoded by the coding sequence ATGGCCGACATGATGTCCGACAGTTCCGCCTCCTCCGGGGCGGGTATCGATCTGAGCCAGTTCTACCAGGTCTTCTTCGAAGAAGCCGGCGAGAACCTGCAGCGCATGGAGCAGCTGCTGCTGGAGCTGAACGTCGCGGCGGCGGATGACGAGGAGCTCAACGCCATCTTCCGCTGTGCCCACTCGATCAAGGGCGGCGCCGCCACCTTCGGCTTTGCCGACGTGGCCGAGCTGACCCACGAGATGGAGACCCTGCTGGACAAGCTGCGCCGCCACGAGCTGCAGCCGCACGTGCGCATGGTCGACGTGCTGCTGGGTGCGGGCGATGCGCTGCGCGCCCAGCTGGAGCGCCACCAGGGCTCGGGCCGCGAGCTGGTTGATACCACCGAGCTGCTGATCCACATCCGTTCGCTGGCCAGCGGCGAGGTGCCAGCTGCAGCGGATGTGTCCACCGTCGCTGCGGCGCCGTCGGCGGCCTCGCAGACTGCGGTGGTGCCTGCACAAGCGGTGCCCGGCCGGCGTGAGCTCGAACTGCGGGTCGGTCCGCTCAAGGACGTCTCGCTGGCCGACAACCTGCAGGAGCTGTTCAAGGAGATCCCGGACCTGGGCAGCATCGAGCCGCTCGACATGGGGCGCCCCATCGACGGCATGCGCCGCTTCAAGGTGGTCACCACCAGCAGCGATGCCGAGCTGATCGACCTGTTCACCTTCCACGTCGCCCGCGAGCAGGTGCAGCTGCAGCCGCTCGGCCCGGGCTACGGGTTCTATCCCGGCAATCCGGGGGTGCCGCCCGAGGAGGTTGGCCAGGCTGCGGGCGTGCCCACCCCGGCCGTGCCGGCCAAGGCCGCGGCCGATCCGGGCTATGGCTTCTTCGACGACGCGCCGGGCGCACCGGCCACGGCCATGACGTCCGACGGGGTTGCAGCGGCGCTGCCGCCGGCACCGGCGGCGGCCCCCGTGCCAGCCGTGGCGCCGGCAGCGCCCGTCGCCGCGCCAGCGCCACGTGCCGAGGCGGCCCGCTCCGCCCCAGCCGTGCGCAATGACAAGGCCAGCACCGGCGGCCTCGACTCCACCACCATCCGCGTGGCGGTGGAAAAGGTCGACCAGCTGATCAACCTGGTGGGCGAGCTGGTGATCACCCAGGCCATGCTGGCGCAAAACAGCCGCGACCTCGACCCGGTGGTCTACCAGCAGCTGGTGGCCGGGCTGAACGACCTCGACCGCAACACCCGCGACCTGCAGGAAGCGGTGATGTCGATCCGCATGATCCCGATGTCGACGGTGTTCAACCGCTTTCCCCGCATGCTGCGCGACCTGGCCAGCAAGCTGGGCAAGAAGGTGGAGCTGGTCACTCAGGGCGAGGCCACCGAGCTGGACAAGGGCCTGATCGAGAAGATCACCGACCCGCTGACGCACCTGGTGCGCAATTCCTGCGACCACGGCGTCGAGATGCCCGACGAACGCCTCGCCAAGGGCAAGCCGGACGTGGGCACGATCACGCTGTCGGCCTCGCACCAGGGCGGCTCGATCGTCATCGAGGTGCGCGACGACGGCAAGGGTCTGTCGCGCGAGAAGCTCCTGAACAAGGCGCGCGAACGCGGCCTGGACGCCCCCGATTCGATGAGTGACCAGGACGTCTGGGGGCTCATCTTCGCGCCCGGCTTCTCCACCGCGGAGGTGGTGACCGACGTGTCCGGCCGGGGCGTGGGCATGGACGTGGTGAAGAAGAACATCACCTCGCTGGGCGGCTCGGTGGAGATCGACTCCGCCGAAGGCTACGGCATGAGTGTCAAGGTGCGGCTGCCGCTGACGCTGGCGATCATGGACGGCATGAGCGTGGGCGTGGGCGACGAGGTCTACATCCTGCCGCTGGCCTCGGTGGTCGAGAGCTTCCAGGTCACCGACAAGACCATCAAGACCATCGGCGGCACGGGCCGCGTGGTGCAGGTGCGCGAGGAGTACATGCCGGTGATCGAGCTGGAGCGGGTGTTCGACGTGCCGCGCTTCGACTTCGAGCGGGTCTCCTCGATCATGGTCGTGGTGGAGGCCGAGGGCGGGCGCGTGGCTCTGCTGGTCGATGAGCTGCTCGGCCAGCAGCAGGTGGTGGTCAAGAACCTCGAAGCCAACTACCGCAAGGTGACGGATGTGTCCGGCGCCACCATCATGGGCGATGGCCGCGTCGCGCTGATCCTGGACACCGGCTCGCTGGTGCGCCGCTCGCGTCACTGA
- a CDS encoding response regulator, which translates to MHSILAVDDSASMRQMVSFTLKSAGYNVVEAVDGQDAWEKAGGRTFDLVLTDQNMPRMDGISLTKKLRETSQFKATPILILTTESSDQMKQAGRSAGATGWLVKPFDPTKLLEVIKKVIR; encoded by the coding sequence ATGCATTCAATTCTTGCTGTCGACGACTCGGCCTCCATGCGTCAGATGGTTTCCTTCACTCTCAAGAGCGCCGGCTACAACGTCGTTGAGGCGGTGGATGGCCAGGACGCCTGGGAGAAGGCCGGTGGCCGCACCTTCGACCTGGTGCTGACCGACCAGAACATGCCTCGCATGGACGGCATCAGCCTGACCAAGAAGCTGCGCGAGACCTCGCAGTTCAAGGCCACCCCGATCCTGATCCTGACCACGGAGTCCAGCGACCAGATGAAGCAGGCGGGGCGCTCTGCCGGAGCCACCGGCTGGCTGGTCAAGCCCTTCGACCCGACCAAGCTGCTCGAAGTCATCAAGAAAGTGATCCGCTGA
- a CDS encoding hybrid sensor histidine kinase/response regulator, translating into MPRTQPLRRLRILHLEDSELDHQLVLAHLRRGGVEPTMLRVDKEGEFLAQLGRGWDAVISDYNLPGFSGLIALELLRERDALLPFILVSGEIGEDTAVEAMRNGASDYLLKSNLARLVPALLHAVDACESQRARQRADQELAVSRKRLSELAQHLQTSIEMERAAIAREIHDDVGGSLTAVKFDLAWLARHAETPAARERALQALETIRHAIEASQRIMHNLRPAILEQGLVAALQWMTSRFERRSGIACVFRSSHEHLRLPPGVPLVAYRTAQEALTNISKHANASRVEVDLTVAAGVLSMEISDNGRGLGRGDLGKERSFGIRGLHERADTVGGWIDLSSTPTGTTLILSVPLAGPATRAGTLDAEPTAALTSEHDPSTWGEL; encoded by the coding sequence ATGCCCCGAACCCAGCCGCTGCGCCGCCTGCGCATCCTCCACCTCGAAGACTCCGAGCTCGACCACCAGCTGGTGCTCGCCCACCTGCGGCGAGGCGGTGTGGAGCCCACCATGCTGCGGGTCGACAAGGAGGGGGAATTCCTGGCACAACTGGGCCGCGGCTGGGACGCGGTGATCTCCGACTACAACCTGCCAGGCTTCTCCGGCCTGATCGCGCTGGAGCTGCTGCGCGAGCGCGATGCCCTGCTGCCCTTCATCCTCGTGTCGGGCGAAATCGGCGAGGACACCGCCGTGGAGGCGATGCGCAATGGCGCCTCCGACTACCTGCTCAAGAGCAACCTCGCCCGGCTGGTCCCGGCGCTGCTGCACGCGGTGGATGCCTGCGAAAGCCAGCGCGCGCGCCAGCGCGCCGACCAGGAGCTGGCGGTCTCGCGCAAGCGCCTGTCCGAGCTGGCCCAGCACCTGCAGACCAGCATCGAGATGGAGCGCGCCGCCATCGCCCGCGAGATCCACGACGACGTCGGCGGCTCGCTCACCGCGGTGAAGTTCGACCTCGCCTGGCTGGCCCGCCACGCCGAAACGCCCGCCGCCCGCGAGCGAGCGCTACAGGCGCTGGAAACCATCCGCCATGCCATCGAGGCCAGCCAGCGCATCATGCACAACCTGCGCCCGGCGATCCTGGAGCAGGGATTGGTGGCGGCCCTGCAGTGGATGACCTCGCGCTTCGAGCGCCGCAGCGGCATCGCCTGCGTCTTCCGCTCCAGCCACGAGCACCTGCGCCTGCCGCCGGGCGTGCCGCTGGTGGCCTACCGCACCGCGCAGGAGGCCCTCACCAACATCTCCAAGCACGCCAACGCCAGCCGGGTGGAGGTGGACCTCACCGTGGCCGCAGGCGTGCTCTCGATGGAGATCAGCGACAACGGCCGCGGGCTGGGCCGCGGCGACCTGGGCAAGGAGCGCTCCTTCGGCATCCGCGGACTGCACGAGCGGGCCGACACGGTGGGCGGCTGGATCGACCTGTCGAGCACGCCCACGGGCACGACGCTGATCCTGTCGGTACCGCTGGCCGGCCCTGCGACCCGCGCCGGCACGCTCGACGCCGAACCGACCGCTGCGCTGACCAGCGAGCACGATCCATCGACCTGGGGGGAACTATGA
- a CDS encoding response regulator, giving the protein MTTRVILCDDHALIRRGIRDTLAEQPDLEVVGEAGEYGELRALLRRQGCDVLVLDINLPGRSGLDVLHTLKEEGSPIRVLVVSMYPEDQYALRALRAGAFGYVNKGGDPAQIVAAVRMVAQGRKYITAEMAQMLVENLTAPTAEAAHDKLSDRELQTLTMIASGKRLADIAEELSLSPKTVSVYRARVLEKLGLANNSELTVYAIRNGLVS; this is encoded by the coding sequence ATGACCACACGCGTGATCCTCTGCGACGACCACGCCCTGATCCGGCGCGGCATCCGCGACACCCTGGCCGAACAGCCCGATCTCGAAGTGGTGGGCGAGGCCGGAGAGTACGGCGAGCTGCGCGCCCTGCTGCGCCGGCAGGGCTGCGACGTGCTGGTGCTCGACATCAACCTGCCCGGGCGCAGCGGCCTGGACGTGCTGCACACCCTCAAGGAGGAGGGCTCGCCCATCCGCGTGCTGGTCGTCTCCATGTACCCCGAGGACCAGTACGCCCTGCGCGCGCTGCGTGCTGGCGCCTTCGGCTACGTCAACAAGGGGGGCGACCCGGCGCAGATCGTCGCCGCGGTGCGCATGGTGGCTCAGGGCCGCAAGTACATCACCGCCGAGATGGCGCAGATGCTGGTCGAGAACCTCACCGCGCCCACCGCCGAGGCCGCGCACGACAAGCTCTCCGACCGCGAGTTGCAGACCCTGACGATGATCGCCTCGGGCAAGCGCCTGGCCGACATCGCCGAGGAACTCAGCCTCAGCCCCAAGACCGTGAGCGTCTACCGCGCCCGCGTGCTGGAGAAGCTCGGGCTGGCGAACAACTCCGAGCTCACCGTCTACGCGATCCGCAATGGCTTGGTGAGCTAG
- the hisF gene encoding imidazole glycerol phosphate synthase subunit HisF yields the protein MLAKRIIPCLDVTGGRVVKGVNFVELRDAGDPVEIAARYNEQGADELTFLDITATSDGRDLILHIIEDVASQVFIPLTVGGGVRTVEDVRRLLNAGADKVSFNSAAVANPQVIRDASDKYGAQCIVVAIDAKRRVGEDLATKGPGWDVYTHGGRKNMHLDAVAWATQMAQMGAGEILLTSMDRDGTRIGFDLALTRAVADAVPVPVIASGGVGTLDHLADGVQQGGADAVLAASIFHYGEHTVLEAKQVMAARGIPVRL from the coding sequence ATGCTCGCCAAACGCATCATCCCCTGCCTCGACGTCACCGGCGGCCGGGTCGTCAAGGGCGTCAATTTCGTCGAACTGCGTGACGCGGGCGATCCGGTCGAGATCGCGGCGCGCTACAACGAGCAGGGTGCCGACGAGCTGACCTTCCTGGACATCACCGCCACCAGCGACGGCCGTGACCTGATCCTGCACATCATCGAGGACGTGGCCTCGCAGGTCTTCATCCCGCTGACGGTGGGCGGCGGCGTGCGCACGGTGGAAGACGTGCGGCGCCTGCTCAACGCCGGGGCCGACAAGGTCAGCTTCAACTCCGCTGCGGTGGCCAACCCGCAGGTGATCCGCGACGCGTCGGACAAATACGGCGCCCAGTGCATCGTCGTGGCCATCGACGCCAAGCGCCGCGTCGGCGAGGATCTGGCGACCAAGGGACCGGGCTGGGACGTCTACACCCACGGCGGGCGCAAGAACATGCACCTGGACGCGGTGGCCTGGGCCACGCAGATGGCCCAGATGGGCGCCGGCGAAATCCTGCTCACCAGCATGGACCGTGACGGCACCCGCATCGGCTTCGACCTCGCACTCACCCGTGCCGTGGCCGATGCCGTGCCGGTACCGGTGATTGCGTCAGGCGGCGTCGGCACCCTCGATCACCTGGCCGACGGCGTTCAGCAGGGTGGCGCGGATGCGGTGCTGGCTGCCAGCATCTTCCACTACGGCGAGCACACCGTGCTCGAAGCCAAGCAGGTGATGGCCGCGCGCGGGATCCCGGTACGGCTGTGA
- the hisA gene encoding 1-(5-phosphoribosyl)-5-[(5-phosphoribosylamino)methylideneamino]imidazole-4-carboxamide isomerase: MLLIPAIDLKDGKCVRLKQGDMNDSTTFGEDPAAMARRWLDAGARRLHLVDLNGAFAGKPVNEGAIKAIIAEVGSEIPVQLGGGIRDLDTIERYLDDGLSYVIIGTAAVKNPGFLRDACTAFGGHIIVGLDAKDGKVATDGWSKLTGHEVVDLAKKFEDYGVEGVIYTDIGRDGMLSGINIDATVRLAQALTIPVIASGGLSNLADIEALCAVESEGVQGVICGRAIYTGDLDFAAGQRRADELNGA, translated from the coding sequence ATGTTGCTGATCCCCGCCATCGACCTGAAAGACGGCAAGTGCGTGCGCCTCAAGCAAGGCGACATGAATGACTCCACCACCTTTGGCGAGGACCCGGCAGCGATGGCACGCCGCTGGCTCGACGCCGGGGCACGGCGCCTGCATCTGGTGGATCTTAACGGGGCCTTTGCCGGCAAGCCCGTCAACGAGGGCGCCATCAAGGCCATCATCGCCGAGGTGGGCAGCGAGATCCCAGTGCAGCTGGGCGGCGGTATCCGTGACCTGGACACCATCGAGCGCTACCTCGACGATGGCCTGAGCTACGTCATCATCGGCACCGCAGCGGTCAAGAACCCCGGCTTCCTGCGCGATGCCTGCACGGCGTTTGGCGGCCACATCATCGTCGGCCTCGATGCCAAGGACGGCAAGGTCGCCACGGATGGCTGGAGCAAGCTCACCGGCCACGAGGTGGTGGACCTGGCCAAGAAGTTCGAGGACTACGGCGTCGAGGGCGTGATCTACACCGACATCGGCCGCGACGGCATGCTCTCGGGCATCAACATCGACGCCACTGTGCGTCTCGCTCAGGCGCTCACCATCCCCGTGATCGCCTCTGGCGGCCTGAGCAACCTGGCCGACATCGAGGCGCTGTGTGCGGTGGAGAGCGAAGGCGTGCAGGGCGTGATCTGCGGCCGCGCCATCTACACCGGCGACCTCGACTTCGCCGCCGGCCAGCGCCGTGCGGACGAACTCAACGGCGCCTGA
- the hisH gene encoding imidazole glycerol phosphate synthase subunit HisH: protein MARTVAVVDYGMGNLRSVSQAVLHVAQGSGLEVVITHRPEEVRAAERVVLPGQGAMRDCMAELAASGMKEAVLEAAASKPLMGVCVGMQMLLDHSEEQDTPGLGLIAGQVRRFRLEGQVQPDGSRYKVPQMGWNRVRQQAHVRHGGGVHPIWAGVPDGAWFYFVHSYYAAPESAAHAAGETDYGAAFTSAVARDNIFATQFHPEKSADHGLALYRNFLSWNP from the coding sequence ATGGCTCGCACAGTCGCGGTTGTTGACTACGGCATGGGCAACCTGCGCTCGGTGTCGCAGGCGGTGTTGCACGTCGCCCAGGGCAGCGGCCTGGAGGTGGTGATCACCCACCGCCCCGAGGAAGTGCGCGCCGCTGAGCGCGTGGTGCTGCCCGGCCAGGGCGCGATGCGCGACTGCATGGCCGAGCTGGCCGCCTCCGGCATGAAGGAGGCGGTGCTCGAAGCGGCCGCCAGCAAGCCGCTGATGGGCGTGTGCGTGGGCATGCAGATGCTGCTGGACCACAGCGAGGAGCAGGACACGCCCGGCCTCGGCCTGATCGCCGGGCAGGTGCGGCGCTTCCGCCTGGAAGGCCAGGTCCAGCCCGATGGCAGCCGCTACAAGGTGCCGCAGATGGGCTGGAACCGCGTGCGCCAGCAGGCCCACGTGCGGCACGGTGGCGGCGTCCACCCGATCTGGGCCGGCGTGCCCGACGGTGCCTGGTTTTACTTCGTGCACAGCTACTACGCTGCACCCGAATCGGCGGCCCACGCTGCCGGTGAAACCGACTATGGCGCCGCCTTTACCAGCGCCGTGGCGCGGGATAACATTTTTGCCACCCAGTTCCACCCCGAGAAGAGCGCGGACCACGGCTTGGCGCTGTACCGCAATTTCCTGAGCTGGAACCCCTGA
- the hisB gene encoding imidazoleglycerol-phosphate dehydratase HisB yields MTDTTPSRCAEVRRDTNETKIRVRVDLDGTGRAQLASGIGFLDHMLDQVARHGLIDLEVECQGDLHIDGHHTVEDIGITLGQAMARAVGDKKGITRYGHSYVPLDEALSRVVVDFSGRPGLAMDVKFTAGMIGALDTQLVFEFFQGFVNHALVSLHVDNLKGVNAHHQCETIFKAFGRALRMALTPDPRSAGVIPSTKGSL; encoded by the coding sequence ATGACCGACACCACGCCTTCCCGCTGCGCCGAGGTCCGGCGCGACACCAACGAAACCAAGATCCGCGTGCGCGTGGACCTGGACGGTACGGGCCGCGCCCAACTCGCCAGCGGCATCGGCTTCCTCGACCACATGCTCGACCAGGTGGCCCGCCACGGCCTGATCGACCTGGAGGTCGAGTGCCAGGGTGACCTGCACATCGACGGCCACCACACCGTGGAAGACATCGGCATCACCCTGGGCCAGGCGATGGCCCGCGCCGTGGGCGACAAGAAGGGCATCACCCGCTACGGCCACAGCTACGTGCCGCTGGACGAGGCCCTCTCGCGCGTGGTGGTGGACTTCTCCGGCCGGCCCGGCCTGGCGATGGACGTGAAGTTCACCGCCGGCATGATCGGTGCGCTCGACACCCAGCTGGTGTTCGAGTTCTTCCAGGGCTTCGTCAACCATGCGCTGGTCAGCCTGCACGTCGACAACCTCAAGGGCGTCAACGCGCACCACCAGTGCGAGACGATCTTCAAGGCCTTCGGCCGTGCGCTGCGCATGGCGCTCACGCCCGATCCGCGCAGCGCCGGCGTGATTCCTTCGACCAAAGGGAGTCTCTGA
- the hisC gene encoding histidinol-phosphate transaminase, with amino-acid sequence MNTPTGALPERLRATLRADIQGMHAYAVQPSAGLIKLDAMENPFALPSELQAELGQRLGAVAIHRYPGARIDDLKAALAQHIHLPAGCALMLGNGSDELISLLAMACDLPGAKILAPLPGFVMYEMSAKLQGLGFVGVPLTADFELDGAAMLAAIRMHRPALTYLAYPNNPTANLFDDAVIDQLVDAVGEQGGLVVFDEAYQPFASRSRLAQAGQAGQRDHVLVMRTLSKFGLAGIRLGYLVGPAALIAELDKVRPPYNVSVLNAEAALFALEHADEYARQAALLRAERERLLVTLAALPGVQRAWRSEANMILIRVADAASTFAGMKQRGVLIKNVSALHPLLANCLRLTVGTPEENACMIEALAAAAA; translated from the coding sequence ATGAACACGCCGACGGGGGCGCTGCCCGAGCGCCTGCGCGCCACGCTGCGTGCCGACATCCAGGGCATGCACGCCTACGCGGTGCAGCCCAGCGCCGGGCTGATCAAGCTCGACGCGATGGAGAACCCCTTCGCCCTGCCGAGCGAGCTGCAGGCCGAGCTGGGCCAGCGCCTCGGCGCGGTGGCGATCCATCGCTACCCCGGTGCGCGCATCGACGACCTGAAGGCCGCGCTGGCGCAGCACATTCACCTGCCGGCGGGCTGCGCGCTGATGCTGGGCAACGGCTCGGACGAGCTGATCTCCCTGCTGGCCATGGCCTGCGATCTTCCGGGCGCGAAGATCCTGGCGCCGCTGCCGGGCTTCGTGATGTACGAGATGTCGGCGAAGCTGCAGGGCCTGGGCTTCGTCGGCGTGCCGCTGACGGCGGACTTCGAGCTCGACGGTGCCGCGATGCTGGCCGCCATCCGCATGCACCGCCCGGCCCTCACCTACCTCGCCTACCCGAACAACCCGACCGCCAACCTCTTCGACGACGCGGTAATCGACCAGCTGGTCGATGCGGTGGGCGAGCAGGGCGGGCTGGTCGTGTTCGACGAGGCCTACCAGCCTTTTGCGTCACGCAGCCGGTTGGCTCAGGCGGGGCAGGCGGGTCAGCGCGACCACGTGCTGGTGATGCGCACGCTCAGCAAGTTCGGCCTGGCCGGCATCCGCCTGGGCTACCTCGTCGGGCCGGCGGCGCTGATTGCCGAACTGGACAAGGTGCGTCCGCCCTACAACGTCAGTGTGCTGAACGCCGAGGCGGCGCTCTTCGCGCTGGAGCACGCCGACGAGTACGCCCGCCAGGCCGCGCTGCTGCGCGCCGAGCGCGAGCGCCTGCTCGTCACGCTGGCGGCGTTGCCCGGCGTGCAGCGCGCGTGGCGCAGCGAGGCCAACATGATCCTGATCCGCGTCGCCGATGCCGCGAGCACCTTCGCCGGCATGAAACAGCGCGGCGTGCTGATCAAGAACGTCTCGGCGCTGCACCCGCTGCTGGCCAACTGCCTGCGCCTGACGGTCGGCACGCCCGAGGAAAATGCCTGCATGATCGAGGCCCTGGCGGCAGCCGCGGCCTGA